The genomic segment CtggcaaaaaacacattttcaaaatccaCACAAGTGTTAATTCTTCAGGTCCTGTATTTCCAAAAATCTCTTCTCCACAAATCATATAGACAGCTGTATTTGAAAAGATCAAGCATAAATGCAGTTCATGCAAAATAACTGgaagtttacatttttacagcTTGAAAAATCTGGAATAAGAATTACTGGGGCCAGGTACTCAACCTGATCagagctacatacagtacttcatcaACGCATGAAATCTCCCTGGAATCTGAATGCTCCATGtaacaaacaaaacataaaatctaAAATGAGCAAGAAAGGCAATAAGTAACAAACCTTTTAACATCTGAAGAAACACTGTGCAAACCATCACCCTACCTCTGGgttttgaatattaaaatctTTTAGTGAAAACGGTTTTCTATTCATCATACTACTACTTGCAAGGATCAGAGCGGGATTTCATAAACAAATACATCTTGCACTTCTTTATCCATCTCTGCcccagcattttaaaatgtacattccaTTTCCACTGCATTGAGATCGGTATCGCACACAGATTCCGCACAAGAAAGCCCAGCCGACACAGAGGAAAGTGGCTTCTACGTGACTACTGTACCATTAAATTTTGCTTCTTTAGTCTCCAGGCAAAATGAGCTTCCCCCTATCCAACACAGACCCACAGATGCAAATTTACTAAAAAATCCCGGAGGATTCGTAGCTTTCATTTGGCCCGTGgccggaaaaaaaaagaaagttcttTCTTCTAACAATGctttcttctcttgcagccCCAATGTATGCTAAACAGGCTCTCCTATTGTGCCCCCCCCGGATGAAGAATCGAAAAAGACAATGAAGAAAGGAACACGAGAAATAAACGCACACCCAAGTTTCCCTTCTGTTCTGGAAATGCCGGGGTGGCTGGTGGATGCTGAAAGGATCGGCACCAGGTGACGGAGCCCCATCTGGGACTCCCGATGAACCGAACGCCACACCCGCCCTGCAGGAGGAGGGTGGGTGGGGGGGTCCAGGAGGTCTGAGCACACTGATTGTCCCGTGTCCATGAGCGCAGGCCGAGCCGTGTCACTTTATAAACAAGACGTAGAAGGCCATGGCCACACAGGAGAGCGCCACCGCGATGTGCAGACGCGTCCCGATCACTGCCGctggaggaggagagaagaaggcactgtgagctGGCAGTCGGGCGGGGGGTGCAAACTACGAAGACAACGAAGTGTGAAACTGGGTCACAAAGTTACCCTGGGCGGTGGTGTAAAGTAATGGTGCAGGAACTTTAATAATGCAGGGCTATATCAAAATCTATTACATTGTTGGAATGTTGAGTAGTTTTGACTTGCATTCTTATAACTCAACAAAGACTAAGACAGGCTCTGTCAGGTAACAAGTGACCCGACTGTTGTGAAATGTGATCTAACAGAATAAAGTACGTGTTAAACCCCAACAAGAGAACTTGGATCCGGCCGAGGCAGAAAGCTGTAATCTGAAATGGCTGACACTTATTTCTTGGTGTGAGAGCTGTGAGAGGTGTTATGCATCTCAAAACACAATAACAACACACAAAGCAGATTGCTCACAGGCAGTAGTATAAAACAttcatgtcatttttttttctttttacgaGGCATTCCTAAACATTCTTCCCTGCTATTATTCTGATCCACTCCAGTATCATAGAGCTTTATAACTCATCCTCTTCTGGGGGATACAGGGGAGCACTCTGTAAGTTATCCAGCTCTAACCCAACATGCTCCTTATGTCTCATACCCTAGCTGGCTCCTCAGCAGGGTTCGGAAGACTGTTTGCTGCCTCCATCAGATCATAGGACATATACTTCACACTTTCATCAAGTCCTTTTCTTCAGCATTCACCCCAATAACACCAATCTAACCCTTTTAGCATTTCTGGGGTTACTGCACTTTTGTGATCACTGTGATCATGGACGTGTAACTGTGCACAGTTTTTAAGCAGATTTCTGTCCTCCAGCCTCTAAGcaacattaaaacaattaacCTAGAGGCATTTGGCTAGTCAAAATGCATCAGTACAGCACGTTGTCTGTGACCTTTCTTTCTGTGCACCCCCCCAGTACAACACTGGAGTGCGGTCGAAACTCTGCTGTGACCCACCTTTGTAGAAGACGCCCCAGATGCCTCTCTTCTCCGACAGCAGCCAGTTCTTTAGCCTGGGCACTTTCTTGAAGTACGCACATGTGCAGACAAACAGCAGGCCGAAAACCAGGATGCCATCGAATGAGTACACTGCCCAGACAGAGACAAGACAAACACACTCAGACTGGCGTTGCATTCCAGGAAAGACTGGTCTGCATGTCACCATGATACACCACAACCATCTCACTGACTGTTTAAATTCATTGGAGACAAAGCCTTTGCAAGCTTGTAACACTCTTTTCATTGATCCAACAGTGTTGTACTTCATTCACTGAATGAGCTCTATATTTGACATAACAAAACCTACAGCGTAAAACTCAGACAGGTCAGATTCCACGTAGAGGTTTGTCTGTTGAAATGTGATGAAAAACGGAGGCACTCACTCGATCCAGAGTTTTTCAGAGCAGTTTCCTAGTGAAAATATTAGAATTTCAGGCGATGAGACAGACGCAGCGGGTCGACATCTTAAAGGTTTTAAGAGTTGGGATTGTTTTTATGCAAGATCCGGGGGAGGATCCTGCTTTTCTCGTATGTGACAATTCAATTTAGACGTGAGCCCTAATTCTTATAAGATATAGAAAGCGGCCTAGACAGGACAAATAGGACAATTTAACCTATTAAAGGCAATAGATTGTGTACGCAGAATTTACACTACATAACTTAAACTGCATATAATTTAGTATCAATAACTAAACACACATTTTATACACCTGTACTTTGTATACACAGGGATATACTTTGTATATACACCAATATACTTTGTGTGCAACTACCATTAATACACGTTTTATGATCCTCACCTAAAAACAGCGTGTATCGCGTAAGAACTAAGGAATCTTGCTCGGGGAAATTAAAGGATATTGCTAACCTAAAACATGGACACAAGCTAGCAACAAACGAGACTCTGCATCGTTTTAAAACCCGGAGACTGGATGGATATTGTTCTGAGAAGCATTTGAAAGACAAGAAAAAGTATTTCTGAACTCCGAACACATCGACAAGGCCTGGCGCTTCTGTCACAGGAGCCACGTCCTCAAAATATCCTAAATTACTTCCTGCTTCACAAAAACTGCAAAGCAGCACGTAAACACAAATTATGTGACTTTGCCTAGCCTTTGACGCGAAAGGGCCGAACCTACCGTTCGTCATGGTGGTCGTGTATTACCGAGACTTCAGATACAATATTCCCGAAGCTGTTCAATTCCCAGCTCTTTCCTATCTCTTCATTTTCCGCCCGCAGTCTCGACCAGTAAACACACAGAGTCAGGAAGGAGCAGCCGAAAGCCGAACTAAATCACCACGCCAGGGAGGAGAAATGTAGGACAGAGAAATTGATTGAGTTCGGATGACGTAATCGTCAAGCCGGCAGTAAAGGACTGATGTTAATttgcctctgtgtgtgtgctgttaATATTTACTATTACATGTTGTTTGCGTTGTTTTGCATCAataaattgtgtttatttttgttgtaattAATAGCTGTATTTTATTGATTGTTGAATCCCTGTAAGAGCAAGAATAAGAACAGAAGCACGGTcacacttttaattttaatttaaagagtATCACTCATATGCAACCTCAGAGCACTCTGTCACAGTTAACGCCCTAGACAAGTAGCAGATGCACCCTGAATGCATTTGTGAGACAAAACATGATGGAAAAAATCTTCATCTGCAACTGCCAGTGTGATGTCACGTGCATGATCTGAGCAAGTTTTAAAATTCAGCATTCAGACACAGAACACAGAAGTTCTGCAACCCAGTCATGACTTTCTAAGAAGAAAGTTGCACAGAGTAAAGTCTAGACTCTTTGACTGCTGGATCACAATGAACATCACAAAATGAAACACCTGAATATCCCAGGCACTTCCTCAGATCAGATAATAACCAATTCAAGTCCCAAATTAATAATCCGCAAAGCATGaatcttgcattgttttgaagTGTGATCTAACAGAATAAAGTAcaccaaacaagaaaagaatGATCTAGGAATTGTGGGCTGTGCTCTTTAAGTCAGGGGAATAAGCAGTCCTGCAATGAGTGGTGTAGACTGTCCAGGAGTCCTAGTTATAAAACCCATCTCTCGGAAACCTGGATCTCTGTAAGAACAATCCTAGATAGTACAAGGCTGGAAGGCAGTTGAAGAaaacaaggttgctgctggtagaAGTAGTTGATGACCTGTAGGTGGCGATCTTTTCGCTAGACCTGAATTGTGGGGCTAACCAATATGAGGCCCTTTCCAATCTGCTCCCCTTcagtattttaatgtaattagaCCTCAGGTgttaatattgtaacacatacggccaccattgagCGTGTAAGAGCCGGCCAGAgcagtgatgtcaccgccctcccCTGTGATAGCAGGGCCCACAGCCCCTGGGCTGACGGGAGATCTTCCTTTAGCTCAagcggctgggtccctgttgagctaCGCTGGCggtcgtgggttcgagtccccgacggtggggggccgacttAAGCGGCAACGGCAAGGGTGCCCGTCTGAACCCCGGAGTAATAGTACAATATTATTCTATTATGTGTTCAATAAATAAGAATTGGTTATCGCAAAATTTTGAAAAGGAGTGGACTGGAGGGACAGCAGACTGAGAACCCCTGTTGGAGGCAGTATCGTTTTTCACATGTACTCCTGAACCATCCAACTTTCTCTTGCGGCAGGCCTAAGAGATCACTACAGCTCTTTTTCAAGAGCAGGGTTGTTAACCACAGTGCCAAAGAAGTGCAACAAATCAGAGCCAAGCAGAGCAGAACCGCAGAGGCCACTATCTCAAATTGGGGCTATGTTAAAACCCtttactgggaaaaaaaaaagtttataaaataatttatttaaattctgcactccactgctctcctctccaaaGCCTTCCTTGTTAATTTCGATAGGCTTCCTGACAAAATAAACCTGATATCCCAGGCGAGTTTCATGCAAGCCTTCCTAGGGAAGTGTATAAATAATAAGCCATTTTGTTGTCCTTTGGTGCTAATTAGAAAGTTTGATAGGGTTGTTTTGTGCTCAGCTCAGCAGGACTGTACATGTTTCTCACCAGTCAGCAGCCTGAAACAATTAGTAATTAGCCATAGTTATAACACCTTTGGGCACTAATGAGCAGAAAGGGGAATTCAGAAGTTGACTGTTTAAAGTGACCAACCAGTTGAAGGCCACAGTGGCTTGTCTGAATCGATAAGTGAGATGGAGTAAGAGCAACAATAACACCAGCAACAACAGCAGTGGGGTCAGGTTACATTTAATCTTCAAAAGGTCCCATATGAGGCAAAGCAGATTGACCAAAACAGAGCTGTGCAGACGTCCTGACACGTGTTAGTTTGTAATGGGTAAAAATGATAGAAGACGATCAAAAAAAGGATGATCTAAGCCATTAGCCAGCATCTGACTTTAACCCAGAGCGCCTCAAACTCAATTTCTAGAACTTTCGGGTACTTATTTCAGCAGAGCTCTCATCATTTAGTCGGTCTGACTATTTAATTAGCTGCATATTCGTAAGATTTCTAGCCAGGCACCAAGGTGTTTTATAAGCACCTATAAGTAATGAATTAAAGTTGAGTTTAAACAATCAACTGCCAAATTAAGAAATTAGTCATGTTTATTGCTTAATTGAGTGTTCAGTTGAAGAGTTAATGAATGGTATTGTTTCCTTATCCTGGTCACGACCCTTTTCAGAACATCTCTCTGACCTCTCAGCGTTGCCTTTAGCACACATAGAATTGTCCACACCCGcaggaggctccacagcctcTTTACCTTTCCCTTCAGCAGGGAATGAACATTCAGCTGTTCCACAGAACCGAGATATTTGCTAAAACCATTGGATATGTGCTTGCGCCGAAAGAGGCCAAAGTGTTTGGGCAATATACGAAATGGAAAAGCTAAAAAAGAGATAAATGTTCCGATGTGGCGGAGTCTTGGTACTGGACAGACCCTGGTGTGACTCTGGTGGGGGCAACGGGGTGCCCCTCCCTGCCAGGAGCGCCACCGCTGGCCAGGTGTCATATATAAGGCAGTGcagacactgacagaggagCAGCTGGCGCAGAGCAGTGTGTGAGCGGTAAGTCTGTGCCGGGCAATGGGAGACGGCTGCATGATATATTCCTGTAGTGTCACCTGCAGGGGTAAATGACTAGTTGGAAAAGGGCAGATAGCTAAATAGATCAATTAATTCaaatacctgttttttttactgttgtagAACACATCTTCCATCATCATTATAATGAGTCTTCTTTGCCTTAACTTTGAACGTTGTATGACAGAGCAGGGTATTTATCTTGGTTGTGAAATCAGCTTGAGCTAGTGCATGTGAAAACGTTTTTTGACAAACAGAAATGTCTCACCTTTCCCTTTGTTGTCGgatgaaagcattttttttttgcatttacagtGGGGAACGCAGCATTGTTCACCTGCCTTGAAGATGTACAGCGCATGGCACATTATTTGTAGTATTTGGTACCAGTAGCTTTTGGAAGTGACACAGTTTAAGGGTTTGTGAAACTAAGCTTATTTGAGTGCCTATGGGGTATCGCGCATTTCGACATAGTTCTAGAATTAAAGAGGATAAGTAACTTCTTTTGCTTTGCTGTCAGAACAGAGCTTGTCCATTGGCTttgctgcattttaaaatacatttgtttaatttgtttagatctGTGATCTCCCTACTGTGTATAGTTTTATAATATCTTGACTGTCATTGGGTGCAGGAGGTAATGTCTGCAATAAAGCTGACACTGCGGTGTTTTACAGGTGTTAGGTAGAACAGAATGAATTGTCTCTTCACTTGTTCTCTGCCTTGCAGGGCTGAACAGTGAGACCACAAGAGGGAAGCACACCACCGTTAGTGAGGACTGAGATTATTGGCGAGCTCCAACCTAAAAGTTAGGCAGGCTTAAAATAGCCTTTAATAACTTTAAGGTACCCCAATTTACTACTGTGCCTTGTTTCCCAGATGGAGAATGTCACATTCACCCCCGGGCTGCTCCAGACTCTGCAGGTATCGAACAGCACGCCCGGCCCCAGCTTGACCAGATCCTATGTGGTCGTGAGTCAGGTGGTGAGGGCCACTTGGTACGTTGTCATTTTCGTGCTGGGGGTGGCCAGCaacctgctgctcctgctggcTCTGCTGCACAGCCTGCGCGAGGGAGGCGCCAGCCCCCTGCACAGCATGACCAGCTTGCTCATCCTCAACAGCGTCCTGGCCGACACCATCTTTGTGCTCTACAACGTGCCTCTCAGCTTTGCCCAGAGCATTTGGTGGGACCCGCGGTTCATTACGGCCGCCTGCATCTCCAGCCAACCCGTCACCAGCCTGGTGATCTTTGTCAGCTTCTACAGCATGGTGGCCAACTGCGTGTTCCGCTTCTTGGGCGTGGCGCACCCCACGAGCTCCCGGGGGCTCCGCAGGTGGCACATGGGCCTCAGTTTAGGGGTCGTCTGGCTGGCCAGCATCCTGacctccctgcctgtgtgcttCTATATCCGCGTGGCGGATGTGAACGGGACGATAAGCTGCGTGCAGGTCATGACCAAGGCTCAGGCCATTCTCTACACCATTCTCCTGGGAGCTGTGGCTTTCTGCCCCGCTGTCCTGCTCATGGTGGCCCTGTACAGCAAGATGATCCACATCCTCTGGAGCCGGAAGGGCGGGGGTGGAAACGTGCGGCAGAACAAGAGGGCCACGGTGATGATCCTCACCGCGCTGCTGGCCTTCATCGTCATGTGGATCCCCTTCTGGGTGCTCATTTTCGTGGTGGCGGCGGCCCAAGAGCTGCAGAGCTCCCCCACCCTGATCTTCGCCTTGGGGGTGCTCGCGCTGCTGGCTTCCTCCAACTGCTTCGTTAACCCCCTCATCTACCTCATCCTGTCTCCGCACTACAGGAGGAGGCTGGCGCGCATGTTCGGCTGCGGGCGGCTCGCAGACAGGCTGGGCGCCACCACGCAGCTGGAGACAAACCCCGACACCGGGGCTACCACCTGACAGCTGCCCACGTGCCTCCCACTGTCGCGCCCCTCGTTCTCACTTCTGTGTCTTGCACCTTTGTCTCACTGCTGGATTACTTACAGTAAATACGTAACACACTTTCACAAAACCTCTCAGTTTGAGCTTAATTCTCACGTTCGGCAGCTGTTTTTAGCCATTCATGAAACAGGCCTGGGTGgcacggtggcacagtggtcagtgCTGCTGCTTTGTAGTCCTGGGGTGACATCCATGTGGCGtttatgttctccttgtgtttgggTGGTTTTCCTCCCGCAGACCAAAGGCATACTGGTTGGCTAGTTGGCAtttgggaaaactgaccctggtgcgagtgtgtgtttttttgtgtgattgtgtctgtgtgtgccctgtgatggactggcatcccatccagggtgtagccagccttgtgccagttgcttgccgacagactctggctcccccgtgaccctggattggatgaagtggttacaaaatggatgaTACGGGCCTCAGATATGGACTTACTCAGTCAAAGACACAAAAAGCAAATCATAGAAAGAATGAAAGGATTCTAACAGCCGTGTGGAGCCTAGTTTTGTGACAGCAGGTTACCCGTCTTTGAAACGATTCGCCTTCCTGTGCTTTTAGTTTTGTACAAATCAAGGGTTGACCAGATATTCTGAGCATCAAGCAGACACACGCAGGGCTAACAGTGGATTTTCCTGGTGAGATTGTGAGATCTTCTTGGGGTGTTAAACAGTAAGGTGACACCAAGCTGGTAAGGCCAGATTAAAGTACTGTTTTTCAACTGTTTTCTGCCGCCTATTTTTCAAATTAGTTTAAAAGGGCACATGTTTAATCAAtattatgtttaaatgaaaaaaggtggaaaaataaactgaatgaaAAAGTAGAgttgtaatttattattttttagttttttttgtccTAAGGGTGGTggcatataattattataattaattaataattataataattattaaacacTTTACTACTTAAGCTAGGGTATTGACTGGACATTTGTAGGCTAGATGGGTTTGCTGTCTCTCAAGTGCCAGAGTAGTATTGTCCAAACTAGTTTTCATTACAGCTAAGACCAGAGTTAATGAATTGGATGCCTATTAAACATTATCTGTTGTTGGAGAATTGCTTATCTCTGGTAAGTATCATGGCAACCCAGTGCCAGTTCCAGAAACATGAGGCACAAAGCAGGACAACCCCCtgcacaggacaccagtccatcaaggGCCATGTGCACATACACATAGACAAGCACAAGAGCTACAATACAGAGAACAGCATACCTTTGGAAGGAAAGCGAAAACTGGAGCAACcagcaaaactcagaacatgcaaactccacaaagatgACTTCCCAGTTCAGAATCAAGCCTACTGTCGGTCCCAAAGGATGTGATGCAATAGTGTGAACTGTAAAACTAGAAGTCACACTGGTATATTAATATGAGACCCAAAGCCTCCTGGTCTAAACTGTTGTTTATTAAATGATTTCTGATTACTTTATTTATGAAATATCTGTAAATAGTTTATTTGAATtacttttcaaataaatatgtCTCCTAGAAAAGAAAGAGGCCACTCAGCAGCTTCACATTGACACCTGCTGTCATCTCCaccaggaaacaaaatattgaaGAAATCCGGTAACTTCCATAACCAATGGGCTTTGTTTGTGGGAGTTTAAAACATGTATAGATAATTTAAGATTATgaatgagaggagaccatttggTAGCTGATAGTCAATTGATCCAAGAATGTCACTCAgttgttttttgaaagaagcctgggtatcagcttcaacaacatgaccgggcagcttgttccacactcccaccatcCTTTGGGTAAAGATGTTCTTCCTGTCCTAGGGTTCAAGTGCGTTTCCATTTGTATCCTCTGGTTCTGTGTTTCACTTTTTATTCCAAAGAGGTCCACTGACTTTATTTTGTCAATCCCTTTGCGAATGTTGAATCTCCTTATACTCACAATATATACTGCAACTCCTTTTAAAAGATGGCTTTTCATTTGACAcacaattttttaaatgtatgcaaaggACAGAATGGCTTTGGTGTCCACTGATCACTGTGCTGACACATCTCACATTTCCCAGGAAAAATAACCACATCTTCACTTGAGACATTCTCTCAAGTCTCCATTTCCAGCTCTGTCATGCCCAGGACTTAAACACCCAAGCTGCCACAAAAACCAAGAGTCAAAAAACTCATGACAACTGgattataaaatatgaaaaatattttattacaaaaatcaCAAGGAATTATAGAAGAAATGCCATGTAATGCTGTTCAGTACAAAAATGCTTGTCTGTTACAATTACTGCAATACCGTGGAGAATTAATCTCACAAGCACACTAATACTTCTCAAAATCATTCTCTCAAATTCAACAAACCCTTGGTTTCTTAAGCAGACTGAAAGAACATAAATAGAATAGCTTGTCAATGTTCCCCTGTAACAGTCGATGTGTGTCGAGTGAGGTCTCCAGAACAATTTACTATTGAAAAGTAACAAGATTTCATGTCACGGTTGATGAGACAATGTGTCTCACTGTAAAATTGAAATAATAGTTCCCTTTCAGAATTCACTAAAATATCCAACAGCCATTGTTTCCAGAGTCAACTGTTCCAGTGCTACAGcttaaaaaaaccttttcagAAACAATGAAGCGCAGATTGAAACACATCAAAGCATTTGtgcctgtttctaacacttttcACCTTTGGATCAACCTGCATTTATAAAGACGTTTTGCCAATTACCCATATTTTTACTTGACAAACTGCATCATTTTCTAGCCACCAGGCCTTGGGCACATAATAGTACCCTTTTCGTATGAAATACTTCAATAATATTTCACATCCCAACCTAATTCATTAGGACTGTGTCTAACTACAAGGCCAATCCTACAATCTGCAGGATTATAATGGTGCTTGATAATAAAATGGAAGGCAGGCTTCTAGGATGAAGAAAAAGTCTCCAGCAGTCTGAAAAGGCAGTGGGCTCACATCAAAAACATGTGTGTGCTGGacagtgtttgtattttgaCAAACCAAGGCAGTGCAGCTGCCCATGCTATTGATTACCAGCAGTACCTCCAGCAGAAGCACACTGTTTCTGCTATTTAATTAGGTTACAGAaccattttattcattttaaacaattgaACTAAACTTTTTTTGCTGATCTAAGGCAGTTTACAAAAGACAGAAACCTAGAAAACACAATAGGCACCGAGCTCTTGAGATAACGAtcactgatctacagtatattgtttccaATTACATCAACATCATAACTGAGTACTTCTGTTTGTCTTGGGCAATAAAATAATCCTTAGAACGGAATAGAAAAATAACCTTTTCTCATTACAGAAGGATGATCAAACAGACAGCATGAGTTAGGGTTTTGAATAAAGAGTTGGATTAGCCACTCAGCCAGTCAGTGGCAATCTCTCTACCTGGGCTGCAGAAATGAATCTATAGCCTGGGACTGCATGTTCAAATCCAGACAGATGTAATAGACATACAGCTGTTTGACTGTTTTCTTTGAGTAATGTATTAGTGTACAAAGGAACTTTACAAAGACGTTGCCTGAGGTGCAGTAAGACCCATATGAAGCCTGGATTGACTCACCACCTGGGAATCCTTCAACTTCAAATCATTTCAATGGTGCACATGCACCCAAATACAAACACAATTATTTGAGAAAGGTTACCTGCCAAACTCATTCCATTGCTTGTAGCCTTCTGATCCAGGAATCTCATCcatctattttttaattattctttgaATCTGGGTTCCCCCTGGTTTGCCGGGACCTATATTTCACTTTTACATGTATCCTAGGAGACCTCTAATTTGGTTGAAGTTTGAAGCTGTGCATAGTGTTGACTTTTCAGGGTAATGGATTCAAGACCTCCCCAAATCCTCCGTTTCCTGTCATCTGCAAATGCTTCACCCTAACTCCTTAGATTAGGGACCCATTGGGGATAGATTCCCTAGATCTGGTGAAATCAATGCCCAGATCACACCCAAGAAGCCACCGAGGTCATCTAAAATCCATACAGAGATCCACCAGGCTGTCTCCTACCGGAGACTGAGCATGAAGCTGTGCCTCTTTATTTTACCACTATATGGGTAGTACAAACTCTTCTAGTGTCCAGGGggtctgatacaagtattctaAATCCTCAAAGGTGCTGCCAAAATCAACCCagaggacttcttcagaataaacaatgaaacaagACCAGGAGCACAaagatgtggaagtgcatttaaaactaagaacaagagccttctttacacaaagggtggtgggacgatgcaacaagctacccagccgcaTTGAAGGTGATTccctgccttctttcaagacacagctgaATGAAGTCTTTGGATCAAGTAGCTAAGGACTACCAAGAGATGTAGTCGGGTAcaatggcctcctctcctttgtaaccTTGCTCAAATACTACCGTTCGTTGCATTAGAAACCCACAACTCAAGAACAGTGCGTTGATGACAGGGATGGCAGACTCCTGATTTAGGTCACTGACTGTTGGAGGTAAACCCATTCGACAGGCCAACGAATGTCCTTGACAATAACAGCATGTACTTATCACACAACTACACTGGTCCTGCACTCGTTGTCAGTCAGGGTCAGTTAGTACTCCCCCTCCAGTGTACAGATTCCAGTGAGCTCAGAATCAGAATGG from the Lepisosteus oculatus isolate fLepOcu1 chromosome 5, fLepOcu1.hap2, whole genome shotgun sequence genome contains:
- the tmem167b gene encoding protein kish-B → MTNVYSFDGILVFGLLFVCTCAYFKKVPRLKNWLLSEKRGIWGVFYKAAVIGTRLHIAVALSCVAMAFYVLFIK
- the LOC102683991 gene encoding galanin receptor 2a-like; this translates as MENVTFTPGLLQTLQVSNSTPGPSLTRSYVVVSQVVRATWYVVIFVLGVASNLLLLLALLHSLREGGASPLHSMTSLLILNSVLADTIFVLYNVPLSFAQSIWWDPRFITAACISSQPVTSLVIFVSFYSMVANCVFRFLGVAHPTSSRGLRRWHMGLSLGVVWLASILTSLPVCFYIRVADVNGTISCVQVMTKAQAILYTILLGAVAFCPAVLLMVALYSKMIHILWSRKGGGGNVRQNKRATVMILTALLAFIVMWIPFWVLIFVVAAAQELQSSPTLIFALGVLALLASSNCFVNPLIYLILSPHYRRRLARMFGCGRLADRLGATTQLETNPDTGATT